The genomic interval CCATGCTCGGCGATGTGTCTTCCTGCGATATCGCTTCCCAGCGCCAGAATGTCAAAGTGCCCGAAATATTCTTTTTTCAGAAAAGGCGCCGCTGCAAGCACGAATACGGCGAGTGCAATGAGTCGAAACTTTTTCAGAGCGGGCCTGTCCAGGATGGAGATCGCTTCGGACAGTCCCACAGCCACACCAAACGCCATCATAGGAAGAAATGGGATATGGTAATAACTGTGCCTGAAAGCAAAATCGGAAATAAGAACGAAACACAGAATCGCCGAAACGAGAGACCCCGCGAGAAATCTCGATATCATCGACCGCCAGTTCAACAGACAGGATAAAAGGCCGACAAAGAAAAAACTGAAATAGAGATAAGTATAGTTTTTCCCTATGTGGCCCCAGATGACCGGAATCACGGTTTTCCAGTAGCCGGGCCTGAACGATTTCGCCAGCAGGAGCCTGTCTGTGGGAAACAGGCTGTCCGAACTCACCAGTGCTGCCTTCGTCATCAGAAGCCACAGGATTATCAGGGATATGCCGGCAACAAACCAGGCTGACTGTCGGAATATCGTCCTCCTGGTCTCTTTCTCGGATAACCTTTTATATGGGAAGAGAAAGGCGATGGTCATTACCGGGAACAGAAAAGTCCCTTTTATCATGGCCACCATCAGGAGACACACTGAAAATCCGACCAGGTCTTTCAGTCGGAAGTCTTCTATCCATTCAAGAAAATACCGGAACAGAAGCAGAAGGAAAAAGAGGGCGGGAATATCGGGCTGGATATTCCTTCCAAAAAATATTGATACTGGCATGATCATCATTAAAAATGAAGCAAGCAGGCCTGTCTCGCTGTTCTTTGTCAGCTTTTCCGCGACCCTCCACGCAAGGAAGATCGTCCCGAGAGAAAAAGCGATCACGACCAGTCTCGCCATCCATACGTGAACCCCGAATATCTTCCAGAGGAAATAGTAAATAAACGGCAGGAAAGGAAATTGTGGAAACGATTCCATATATCCCTCCCCCTCTGTCAATCCCGAGTAGAGGACCCGCTTGTGCGCAAAATCTCCGTGATCGAGATACCCCTTTGCCACAGAGAGGTAATGGACTTCCTTCATCGAATGAAATCCGATCGGTGGATAAGAGATATG from Candidatus Latescibacterota bacterium carries:
- a CDS encoding glycosyltransferase family 39 protein, encoding MKITDFDKSRLPIVIVVLILAAGLYLRLYHISYPPIGFHSMKEVHYLSVAKGYLDHGDFAHKRVLYSGLTEGEGYMESFPQFPFLPFIYYFLWKIFGVHVWMARLVVIAFSLGTIFLAWRVAEKLTKNSETGLLASFLMMIMPVSIFFGRNIQPDIPALFFLLLLFRYFLEWIEDFRLKDLVGFSVCLLMVAMIKGTFLFPVMTIAFLFPYKRLSEKETRRTIFRQSAWFVAGISLIILWLLMTKAALVSSDSLFPTDRLLLAKSFRPGYWKTVIPVIWGHIGKNYTYLYFSFFFVGLLSCLLNWRSMISRFLAGSLVSAILCFVLISDFAFRHSYYHIPFLPMMAFGVAVGLSEAISILDRPALKKFRLIALAVFVLAAAPFLKKEYFGHFDILALGSDIAGRHIAEHGEKDDRIFISYASPSDRRYAAYRTQLYGTLWEAGKRGNLLPDKLEKIRAGEDLRNFRWILLYSKKWLPADAGIRKYINENYHVAQVGYRDSELLYYLLKRGGSLDLSRFKNIEPDFAGRYHFSFGDIDILVKE